Proteins from a genomic interval of bacterium:
- the thpR gene encoding RNA 2',3'-cyclic phosphodiesterase: MSAGSPVRCFVALSIPSEIRLAVRDWRDTLNLPGRPVQPEKFHVTLRFVGRADQVGKERIMAALDAADLGPAFPYRIGGFGVFPRPRKATVAWAGLERDEGRLSVLASVVDEAVASAGFGHEERPFRAHLTLARIRPPADLRAVVAAPAGIPARAGEVVFYLSRTEGPRTTYHPLERFSLA; the protein is encoded by the coding sequence GTGAGCGCCGGATCCCCGGTGCGCTGCTTCGTGGCGCTGTCCATCCCTTCGGAGATCCGCCTCGCCGTGCGGGATTGGCGTGACACTCTGAACCTGCCCGGCCGGCCGGTGCAGCCGGAGAAGTTCCACGTGACCTTGCGGTTCGTGGGGCGGGCCGACCAGGTCGGGAAGGAGCGGATCATGGCGGCGCTTGACGCCGCCGATCTCGGCCCGGCCTTCCCGTACCGGATCGGCGGGTTCGGGGTCTTTCCGAGGCCGCGCAAGGCGACGGTGGCGTGGGCCGGGCTGGAGCGCGACGAGGGCAGGCTGTCCGTGCTGGCCTCGGTGGTCGATGAGGCGGTGGCGTCGGCCGGTTTCGGTCACGAGGAACGTCCCTTTCGGGCTCATCTCACCCTGGCGAGGATCCGGCCCCCCGCAGACCTCCGTGCGGTTGTCGCCGCTCCTGCCGGGATTCCCGCCCGCGCCGGCGAGGTGGTGTTCTACCTGAGCCGCACCGAGGGTCCCCGCACCACCTACCACCCGTTGGAGAGGTTCTCGCTGGCCTGA
- the rimO gene encoding 30S ribosomal protein S12 methylthiotransferase RimO produces the protein MRSSTSPSIHITTLGCSKNQVDSDKVSAMLHQAGYRSAGSPEEADVVMVNTCAFIEAARAESVETILDLEDARAEGARLVVMGCMAQRFGTELEEALTGVDAVVGLDRYGELVGMLDSMTDWSPVRIGPRRSPMDILDLAHRPTPVFPYAYVKVAEGCDKTCAFCAIPLIRGPQRSRRPTSIRDEIGGLCRAGVSEIVLVAQDLAAYGRDIGVATRDTIVDLLRFVSDVDELVRIRLLYLYPTEIRPPLIEEMVTNPRLAPYFDLSLQHASRRLLRSMRRPGSTASHLRLITRIRDADPDAALRSSFVVGYPGETDEDVDELIDFLGEAELDWAGFFPYSPEAGTAAVDLPGRIDPDEVTDRVRELSRVQEGITARRNAEQVGRRHKVLVDQVEDGVPVGRSYREAPDIDGMICLDYGSPGEWLEVEITGSYETDLTGEVRSRAIEDPVGSGRAK, from the coding sequence GTGAGGTCGAGTACCAGCCCCAGCATCCACATAACCACCCTTGGCTGCTCCAAGAACCAGGTCGATTCCGACAAGGTCTCCGCCATGCTCCACCAAGCCGGCTACCGCTCTGCCGGGTCTCCCGAGGAGGCGGATGTGGTGATGGTCAACACCTGCGCGTTCATCGAGGCTGCCAGAGCCGAGTCGGTCGAGACCATCCTCGATCTGGAGGACGCCCGGGCAGAAGGCGCCCGGCTGGTGGTGATGGGCTGCATGGCGCAACGCTTCGGAACCGAGCTGGAGGAGGCGCTGACCGGGGTCGATGCGGTGGTCGGCCTGGACCGCTACGGCGAGCTGGTGGGCATGCTCGACTCGATGACCGATTGGTCGCCGGTCCGGATAGGTCCACGGCGCTCACCGATGGACATCCTCGATCTGGCGCACCGGCCCACCCCGGTCTTCCCCTACGCGTACGTGAAGGTCGCCGAAGGATGCGACAAGACCTGCGCCTTCTGCGCCATACCGCTCATACGGGGCCCCCAACGCTCCCGGCGTCCCACCTCTATCAGGGACGAGATCGGTGGGCTGTGCCGGGCGGGTGTGTCGGAGATCGTCCTGGTCGCCCAGGATCTGGCCGCCTACGGGCGTGACATCGGGGTGGCGACCCGTGACACCATCGTCGACCTGCTCCGGTTCGTCTCCGATGTCGATGAGCTGGTCCGGATCCGCCTGCTCTACCTGTACCCCACCGAGATCCGACCTCCCCTGATCGAGGAGATGGTCACCAACCCCAGGCTGGCGCCCTACTTCGACCTCAGCCTCCAGCACGCGTCCCGCCGGCTCCTCCGGTCGATGCGCCGTCCCGGGAGCACCGCCAGCCACCTGCGTCTCATCACCCGGATCCGGGATGCGGATCCGGATGCTGCGCTGAGGTCCTCGTTCGTCGTCGGCTACCCGGGCGAGACCGATGAGGATGTGGACGAGCTGATCGACTTCCTGGGCGAGGCCGAACTCGACTGGGCCGGATTCTTCCCCTACTCGCCCGAGGCGGGCACGGCGGCCGTCGACCTGCCGGGACGGATCGATCCGGACGAGGTCACCGACCGGGTGCGGGAGCTGAGCCGGGTCCAGGAGGGGATCACGGCCCGGCGCAACGCCGAGCAGGTGGGGAGGCGGCATAAGGTGCTGGTGGACCAGGTGGAGGACGGAGTGCCCGTGGGGCGTTCCTACCGGGAGGCGCCTGATATCGACGGGATGATCTGCCTGGACTACGGAAGCCCCGGCGAGTGGCTGGAGGTCGAGATAACCGGCAGCTACGAGACCGACCTCACCGGTGAGGTCCGCTCCCGGGCCATCGAGGATCCGGTCGGGTCGGGGAGGGCGAAGTGA
- a CDS encoding competence/damage-inducible protein A encodes MIVEVLAVGTELLLGQTVNTNAAYLGERFAELGLDAHYQVVVGDNHDRMVDAIRTAFSRADALIITGGLGPTQDDITRDAISEATGRRMLFSEEQAARLRSFWDHLGRPFPESNLCQAEYPEGGEQLPNPRGTAPGLFLEHDGVLLFALPGVPAELYMMLDDHVLPRLRKATGAGEILVSRVLRTWGLGESAVAVLLDDLYHASSNPSVAFLASAGEVKVRLSAKAGSEKEAGELIGPLEQQVRRRLGESVFATDEETLEEILLDELRVRGWTIGTAESVTSGMVAARLSLLPGASEVFRGSVIAYATDVKRDILGVPPEIIEAHGVIGPETAEAMAEGASAVLDVDVVVATTGVAGPDYLGHPPGTVAVAVRTPLDTRSQLLRMPGDRERVRAYATTTVLQLARLGILGEWWEE; translated from the coding sequence GTGATCGTCGAAGTGCTGGCGGTCGGGACCGAGCTCCTGCTGGGCCAGACGGTCAACACCAACGCCGCCTACCTGGGGGAGCGTTTCGCGGAACTGGGTCTGGACGCCCATTACCAGGTGGTGGTGGGCGACAACCACGACCGCATGGTGGATGCCATCCGGACCGCTTTCTCACGGGCCGACGCCCTGATCATCACCGGCGGCCTAGGGCCTACCCAGGACGACATCACCCGGGACGCCATCTCCGAGGCGACCGGGCGCCGGATGCTGTTCAGCGAGGAGCAGGCCGCCCGACTGAGGTCCTTCTGGGATCACCTGGGCCGGCCGTTTCCCGAGAGCAACCTCTGCCAGGCCGAGTATCCGGAGGGTGGAGAACAGCTCCCCAATCCCCGTGGGACCGCTCCCGGCCTGTTCCTGGAGCACGACGGGGTGCTGTTGTTCGCCCTTCCGGGAGTTCCCGCCGAGTTGTACATGATGCTCGACGACCATGTCCTGCCCCGGCTCCGCAAGGCCACCGGCGCCGGGGAGATCCTGGTGAGCCGGGTACTGCGCACCTGGGGTCTCGGAGAGTCGGCGGTGGCGGTGCTGCTCGATGACCTGTACCACGCCTCGTCCAACCCGTCGGTGGCTTTCCTCGCCTCGGCCGGTGAGGTGAAGGTACGCCTGTCGGCCAAGGCGGGGTCCGAGAAGGAGGCCGGGGAGCTCATCGGACCGCTCGAGCAGCAGGTGCGCCGGCGGCTGGGGGAGTCGGTCTTCGCTACCGACGAGGAGACGCTCGAAGAGATCCTCCTCGACGAGTTGCGGGTGAGAGGATGGACCATCGGCACGGCCGAGTCGGTCACCTCCGGGATGGTGGCCGCCCGGCTGAGCCTCCTTCCGGGGGCATCGGAGGTGTTCCGGGGAAGCGTCATCGCCTACGCCACCGATGTGAAGCGGGACATCCTGGGCGTGCCTCCGGAGATCATCGAAGCCCATGGGGTGATCGGGCCCGAGACCGCGGAGGCGATGGCGGAGGGAGCGTCCGCGGTCCTGGACGTCGACGTGGTGGTCGCCACCACCGGCGTGGCCGGTCCGGACTACCTGGGCCATCCACCGGGGACGGTTGCCGTGGCGGTGCGCACTCCTCTCGACACCCGATCGCAGCTCCTGCGGATGCCCGGAGACCGGGAGAGGGTCCGCGCCTATGCAACCACCACGGTTCTCCAGCTGGCCCGGCTCGGCATCCTGGGCGAGTGGTGGGAGGAGTGA
- a CDS encoding single-stranded DNA-binding protein, which produces MVKSNNPAKPEDTQRHDRNEVVLRGVLTTAPEHRVFGSGASLARLLVTIRLSAPRTRTDVIPVTVWEPDAAVIEAERGTPVDVVGQVHRRFWTDAEGRHSRVEVVATEVVLGEIRSTA; this is translated from the coding sequence ATGGTCAAGAGCAACAATCCAGCCAAGCCCGAGGACACGCAGCGGCACGACCGCAACGAGGTTGTCCTGAGAGGCGTGCTGACCACCGCACCGGAGCATCGGGTCTTCGGATCTGGGGCGTCACTGGCCCGCCTGCTGGTGACGATCCGCCTGTCCGCTCCGAGAACCAGGACCGACGTCATCCCGGTAACGGTCTGGGAACCCGATGCGGCGGTCATCGAGGCCGAGCGCGGCACTCCCGTCGACGTGGTCGGGCAGGTGCATCGACGCTTCTGGACCGACGCGGAGGGCCGGCACAGCCGGGTCGAGGTGGTAGCGACCGAGGTCGTGCTCGGCGAGATCAGGTCGACCGCCTGA
- the recA gene encoding recombinase RecA, whose product MKNKERTQALDSAMSQIERQFGKGSIMRLGSTAHQKIAHISTGALSLDLALGIGGVPRGRIVEVYGPESSGKTTLALHIVAEAQRNGGLAAFVDAEHALDPVYAKAVGVDIDELLISQPDTGEQALEIADTLIRSGALDVLVIDSVAALVPRAEIEGEMGDTHVGLQARLMSQALRKLTANVNRSMTTAVFINQLREKIGVMFGSPEVTPGGRALKFYSSVRLDIRRIEAIKDGREQIGNRTRVKVVKNKLAPPFRMAEFDIMFGQGISREGSLLDVAVTVGIVRKSGAWYTFEGDQLGQGREKAKRFLRENPDLAMVLEAKVLAAVGITDPEEAGTEAVEVGSD is encoded by the coding sequence ATGAAGAACAAGGAACGGACGCAGGCTCTGGACTCGGCCATGTCGCAGATCGAGCGGCAGTTCGGCAAGGGATCCATCATGCGACTCGGTTCGACCGCCCACCAGAAGATCGCCCATATCTCCACCGGGGCGCTGTCCCTCGACCTGGCCCTGGGGATCGGGGGAGTACCCAGGGGCCGTATCGTCGAGGTGTACGGTCCCGAATCGAGCGGGAAGACCACCCTCGCCCTGCATATCGTGGCCGAGGCCCAGCGCAACGGAGGGCTGGCCGCCTTCGTGGACGCCGAGCATGCCCTTGACCCCGTCTATGCGAAGGCGGTCGGCGTGGATATCGACGAGCTCCTGATCTCCCAGCCCGACACAGGCGAGCAGGCCCTGGAAATCGCCGATACGCTGATCCGCTCCGGCGCTCTCGATGTGTTGGTGATCGACTCGGTGGCCGCGCTGGTGCCCAGGGCCGAGATCGAGGGGGAGATGGGCGACACCCATGTGGGCCTCCAGGCCCGGCTGATGTCCCAGGCCCTGCGCAAGCTGACCGCCAACGTCAACCGATCGATGACCACCGCCGTCTTCATCAACCAGCTCCGCGAGAAGATCGGAGTGATGTTCGGCTCCCCGGAGGTCACGCCCGGTGGCCGGGCCCTGAAGTTCTATTCGAGCGTGCGCCTGGACATCCGTCGCATCGAAGCGATCAAGGACGGTAGGGAACAGATCGGCAACCGGACGCGGGTGAAGGTGGTCAAGAACAAGCTGGCGCCTCCTTTCCGCATGGCCGAGTTCGACATCATGTTCGGGCAGGGCATCTCCCGCGAGGGCAGCCTTCTCGACGTGGCGGTGACCGTCGGGATCGTCAGGAAGAGCGGCGCCTGGTACACGTTCGAGGGTGACCAGCTGGGACAAGGCCGCGAGAAGGCGAAGAGGTTCTTGCGTGAGAATCCCGACCTGGCGATGGTGCTCGAGGCGAAGGTCCTGGCAGCGGTCGGGATCACAGACCCCGAGGAAGCCGGGACGGAAGCTGTCGAAGTCGGGTCCGATTAG